The genomic window TGACCAGACGACGCGACGCACGAATCGCGCCGCGGAGGCAGTGTTGCAACGCGCGCGTTCGGCACATCGTCATGCCATGGAGATGGGCGCGGGCCTGGGCAACGAGGGCCTTCGCTTCACCGACAAGGTGCGTCTGGCGTACTGGAACGCTTTTCAGCATGACTGCCTGAACACGGCCAAGGCGACGGCGTATTCGGCCATCTTTGCGATCTTCCCCATGATTGCAGTGCTGGCCGCCATGATTGCGCTGGTGCCGTACACGGGACCGCTACGGTCGCAGATTGAAGTGTTTGCCGTACGCGTTTTGCCCGAGAGTGTGTGGCCCCTGTTTTCCGGGTTTTTCAACACAACGCATAGCAAGCCGCAGTCAACGACGGTGCTGTTGGCGGCGATTTTTGTGAGCGTTGGTGGTGCGGCCGGCGTGTTGGCTACGCTGATGGAAGGTTTTCGCCGCGCCTATGGTCTGACGGAGAACTGCTGGGGCAGTGGATGGCGTGGACTGCTGCGTCGGCAGTTGCAGTCGTACCTGATGGTGCCGATTGCAGCGTTGCCCATGGCGGTAGCCAGTCTGCTGGTGATCTTCGGGCATTACGGTTTGCTGGGGTTGATGCGGTACTCGCCTACCGGTTGGGATTCGGGGCTGTACTGGACGGCGAATGTTGTTCGCTGGGTGGCGTCGCTGAGTGCAACGGCTGCTGTGTTGGCGGTGATTTATCGATTTGGAATTCCGGTGCGTCCGGGCTGGCGCGAAGTCATGCCTGGAGCGGCGTTTGCCACGGCAACATGGTTTGTCTCCACTTTGGCATTCGGCTTCTATGTCACGAGATACACGCACTATTCGAAGGTGTATGGATCGCTGGGAACGGGCGTGGTGTTGCTGGTATGGCTCTTTCTGACGTCGTTGACGGTACTTTGCGGCGCGGAGTTGAATGCGGAGCTTGCGCGCGACGCAGGGCCAACCGTTTTCGATATTTGAGTCGGTGTGTGAATTTTTGAACAGTGCGGATATCACTCCGGAGTGAGCGATATTCGCCCGAGTTTGCCGGAATCCGTATAGTTACCGATAATGCGAGAGGCCCCATTGCACAGATTGTTTCCCTTCTTCGAGGGGAAAAATTAAGCTGTGCCGACGGGAATTTTCATACGTCCGGTCTGGAGAACGATGAGCGAAGGTAATTTTCTGCTGGGCGGCCTGGGCCGCAGCGCCAAGATTGTAGGAACGCTGGGACCGGCTTCGTCTTCGCCGGAGGTCTTTCGGCAGTTGGTGCGCGCTGGTCTGGATGTGGCGCGTCTGAACTTTTCGCACGGCTCGCATGAACAGAAGGCGGAACTGATCCGCATGGTGCGCGAGGTCAGTGCGAGCGAAGGCAAGCCGATCTGCCTGCTGGCCGACCTGCAGGGGCCGAAGATCCGTACGGGCAAGCTCGTCGACGGCAAGCCGGTGCTGCTGGAAGCTGGCAAGCAGCTCATCATTACACCGCACGAGATGAAGGGAACCGCCGAGAAGGTGAGTACCGTGTTCCCCACGCTGGCGGAGAACCTGGGACCGGGTGACACGATTCTGCTGTCCGACGGTCTGATTGAGCTGAAGGTGGCGCGCGTCGATGGTCTCGACGTAGTGTGCGACATCGTCAACGGCGGCTATCTGGGCGAGAACAAGGGCATCAACCTGCCGGGCATCCCGGTGAAGGTTCCTGCGCTGACGGAGAAGGACGAGGAAGACCTCGAATTCATCGCGAAGCAGGGCGTGCATGCGCTGGCGTTGTCGTTTGTGCGCACCGCGGAAGACATTCGTTACACGCGCCGCCGTATGAAGGAACTGAACTTCGACGCGTGGATTGTGGCGAAGCTCGAAAAGCCGCAGGCGATTGAGAACCTGGAAGAGATTCTGGAAGAGACCGACGCGCTGATGGTGGCGCGTGGTGATCTGGGCGTGGAAGTGCCGCCGGAGAAGGTGCCTGCAATTCAGAAGCACATCATCCGTCGTGCACTGGCGTATCGCAAGCCGGTGATCACGGCGACGCAGATGCTGGAGAGCATGATCGACAATCCACGTCCGACGCGTGCGGAAGCCAGCGACGTGGCGAATGCCGTGTATGACGGTACCGATGCCGTGATGCTTTCCGCAGAGTCCGCAGCGGGCAAATATCCGGTGCAGGCCGTGGCCATGATGGCGAAGATCATTGTGGAAACAGAGTCGCAGATGACGCTGGATCCCACGACGGCTCCGCAACTGCCCATGCATGCAAAGGGCGCGCAGTTGAGCGTGGCAGAGACCATCTGCGAGAGCATGGCGCATTCGGCTGAGGATCTGGATCTGAAGGCGATTGCCGTGTTTACGGAGTCGGGAACGTCGGCACGTTTGCTGTCTAAGTACCGCCCGAATGTACAGATCTATGCGCTGTCCACAGAGGACGATGTCATCGGCAAGTGCATGATGCTGTGGGGCGTGTATCCGCTACAGGTGGACCGCTTTGGCGGCGGCGATCTGCAGGTGGAGATGGCAGTGGAGAAGCTGTGCAGCCTCGGATTAGCAAAGTCGCGCGAGGTGCTGGGCATTGTGGGCGGCACGGCCAGCCGCATTGGCGGTACGAACTTCATGAAGCTGCATGAGATTCCGGATGCCTAGGCGAAGGATGTCGATCCATGTTTCAGTCCGAAGCGGAGCCAGTAGGCTCCGCTTCGTTTCTTTTGCGGCAGTACTGCTTTTTTGCGGAACAATACCTGGCCGTGCTCAGACTGCGTTTGATGTTGCGTCGGTTCGGCCAAACAACGGAGAGGGACGGTCTCTGCTTGAAGCGACACCGGGCCGGTTCGCGGCGACGAACATCTCAGTGCAGCGGCTTCTGCTGATTGCGTATGGCGTTCAGGACTTCCAGATGGTCGGTGCGCCCTCATGGACGGCTTCCGAACACTACGATGTCACCGCAAAGGCGAGCGGCGGCACAACGGTGAACCAGATGGAAGGACCGATGCTCCAGGCTCTTCTGCAGGAGCGCTTTGGATTGAAGGCGCATCGAGAAATCAGGGTCCTGCCGCGTTACGAGTTGCGGGTTATTGAGGGGACATCCAAGCTCCATCGCTCGATTGACGGAAGCTGCAGGCCATACGTGAAAGACGCGCAGCCGGACATGGCTTCCAACGGGAAGCCAGCGGTACCGTTTTGCGGTTTGCATAGGACTGAGGACGGCTCGAGTCGGAGGTTGGAAGGGAAGGGAGTCACTTTCGCGGATTTGGCTGTAAGCCTTTCCCATAGCTACAACACCGACCTGAATAGCGTGGTTG from Terriglobus sp. TAA 43 includes these protein-coding regions:
- a CDS encoding YihY/virulence factor BrkB family protein — protein: METSPFTIACTSLVKGASFRHAPGLLHAGEIKLVPTDSEDIDQTTRRTNRAAEAVLQRARSAHRHAMEMGAGLGNEGLRFTDKVRLAYWNAFQHDCLNTAKATAYSAIFAIFPMIAVLAAMIALVPYTGPLRSQIEVFAVRVLPESVWPLFSGFFNTTHSKPQSTTVLLAAIFVSVGGAAGVLATLMEGFRRAYGLTENCWGSGWRGLLRRQLQSYLMVPIAALPMAVASLLVIFGHYGLLGLMRYSPTGWDSGLYWTANVVRWVASLSATAAVLAVIYRFGIPVRPGWREVMPGAAFATATWFVSTLAFGFYVTRYTHYSKVYGSLGTGVVLLVWLFLTSLTVLCGAELNAELARDAGPTVFDI
- the pyk gene encoding pyruvate kinase, giving the protein MSEGNFLLGGLGRSAKIVGTLGPASSSPEVFRQLVRAGLDVARLNFSHGSHEQKAELIRMVREVSASEGKPICLLADLQGPKIRTGKLVDGKPVLLEAGKQLIITPHEMKGTAEKVSTVFPTLAENLGPGDTILLSDGLIELKVARVDGLDVVCDIVNGGYLGENKGINLPGIPVKVPALTEKDEEDLEFIAKQGVHALALSFVRTAEDIRYTRRRMKELNFDAWIVAKLEKPQAIENLEEILEETDALMVARGDLGVEVPPEKVPAIQKHIIRRALAYRKPVITATQMLESMIDNPRPTRAEASDVANAVYDGTDAVMLSAESAAGKYPVQAVAMMAKIIVETESQMTLDPTTAPQLPMHAKGAQLSVAETICESMAHSAEDLDLKAIAVFTESGTSARLLSKYRPNVQIYALSTEDDVIGKCMMLWGVYPLQVDRFGGGDLQVEMAVEKLCSLGLAKSREVLGIVGGTASRIGGTNFMKLHEIPDA
- a CDS encoding TIGR03435 family protein, giving the protein MSIHVSVRSGASRLRFVSFAAVLLFCGTIPGRAQTAFDVASVRPNNGEGRSLLEATPGRFAATNISVQRLLLIAYGVQDFQMVGAPSWTASEHYDVTAKASGGTTVNQMEGPMLQALLQERFGLKAHREIRVLPRYELRVIEGTSKLHRSIDGSCRPYVKDAQPDMASNGKPAVPFCGLHRTEDGSSRRLEGKGVTFADLAVSLSHSYNTDLNSVVADATGLSGGFDMSLQWTNDADVAASATGLSAAPSLPTALREQLGLKLERSKGEVEVLVIDHIDRPGAN